From Candidatus Bathyarchaeota archaeon, one genomic window encodes:
- a CDS encoding DNA-directed RNA polymerase subunit H, translating into MLPKSFPVFDIFEHALVPYHEILSEKEKKELLAHFKVQPYQMPQIRSGDPAVKAIGAQPGDVLKITRKSQTAGEHVTYRYVVE; encoded by the coding sequence TTGCTTCCTAAATCGTTCCCCGTATTTGACATTTTTGAGCACGCCTTGGTTCCTTATCATGAGATTTTAAGTGAGAAGGAAAAGAAAGAACTCTTAGCACACTTCAAAGTTCAGCCTTACCAGATGCCTCAGATCCGCTCAGGTGACCCCGCAGTGAAAGCCATCGGCGCACAACCAGGCGACGTACTAAAAATCACTCGTAAAAGTCAGACTGCAGGCGAACACGTAACTTATCGCTACGTAGTCGAATAA
- a CDS encoding CbbQ/NirQ/NorQ/GpvN family protein, with protein sequence MSYGHQGLREKAAASRIQEVSSLKRDKFKVTVSLDKERPMSTSPLYYKYNIQRFDLHPNYSFAHLDDMIPKGTPEYLDHGFNYVERIVRALYYFKQCSLIGPSGTGKTHIVYLVAELTGLPIWEVNCGLSTSSFDLIGRFIGLGKENWVDGLLTQWLRKGGIMYLDEANMMKQDVATRLNPVLDTRGHLVLNEKDSEVIERHKYGYMIISMNPATAEFSGTKPLNAAMRRRMAVWINFDFLSVGEKISPHEVEMLRKRTKVSQEVAYGIIQAGAELRRQYKAGDLPYGPSLGDLINWATLVYDGMTPMEAAEETIIGLTSDSPEVQADVRRILEAVFVKS encoded by the coding sequence ATGAGTTATGGACATCAAGGCTTACGAGAAAAAGCGGCGGCAAGCAGAATACAGGAAGTTTCCTCACTTAAAAGAGACAAATTCAAAGTCACCGTATCCCTAGACAAAGAACGCCCCATGTCCACCTCGCCACTCTACTACAAATACAACATCCAACGCTTCGACTTACACCCCAACTACAGCTTCGCACACCTCGACGACATGATACCCAAAGGCACCCCCGAATACCTCGACCACGGATTTAACTACGTCGAGCGCATCGTACGCGCACTCTACTACTTCAAGCAATGCAGCTTAATCGGACCTTCAGGCACAGGAAAAACCCACATCGTCTACCTCGTTGCGGAATTGACGGGACTGCCGATTTGGGAAGTCAACTGTGGACTTAGCACCAGCAGCTTCGACTTAATCGGGCGTTTCATCGGTTTAGGCAAAGAAAACTGGGTCGACGGCTTACTCACTCAGTGGCTACGTAAAGGCGGCATCATGTACCTCGACGAAGCCAACATGATGAAACAAGACGTAGCCACAAGACTCAACCCCGTACTAGACACCAGAGGCCACCTCGTCTTAAACGAGAAAGACAGCGAAGTCATCGAACGCCACAAATACGGCTACATGATCATTAGCATGAACCCAGCCACCGCCGAATTCAGCGGCACCAAACCGCTCAACGCAGCGATGCGGCGACGTATGGCCGTTTGGATCAACTTTGACTTCCTCAGCGTCGGCGAAAAGATTTCTCCGCACGAAGTGGAAATGCTGCGTAAAAGAACCAAAGTTTCCCAAGAAGTCGCTTACGGCATCATACAGGCAGGCGCAGAACTACGTCGCCAATACAAAGCTGGCGATTTGCCTTATGGGCCCTCCCTTGGTGACCTCATCAACTGGGCAACGCTTGTCTACGATGGCATGACTCCGATGGAAGCTGCGGAAGAAACAATCATCGGCTTAACCAGCGACAGCCCCGAAGTGCAGGCGGATGTGCGCAGAATCCTTGAGGCCGTTTTCGTAAAATCATAG
- a CDS encoding zinc-binding dehydrogenase, with translation MKAAVYTGPHKICLQEVPEPKVKPNNVLVHFKAGSICGTDMHFYRGEWRWMKKGRIIGHDACGVRDDTGERVVMVPIVNCGHCYFCLRGYSTYCTAGKFYGLTRDGFFAERKAMLPRSLISVPSNVSDEEGANVEPVALALRVLNHLQPNLGDWVTVVGQGAIGLLMTQIARLKGCRVIAIDVADYRLELAQKYGAEVAINAQKEEPIKAVRKLTKLGSDFVIEAAGTKETVEQTPFLVRKTGKVALIGESKGYLNLEDADEAQFFTMYISPLEYPSAVELISRRLVDVKGLVTHRFRFEEFEKAIKTFADPAEKAIRVVVSDN, from the coding sequence TTGAAAGCCGCAGTCTACACTGGACCACACAAAATCTGCCTCCAAGAAGTCCCAGAACCCAAAGTTAAACCCAACAATGTGCTTGTCCACTTTAAGGCGGGCAGCATCTGCGGAACCGACATGCACTTCTACCGCGGGGAGTGGCGTTGGATGAAGAAGGGCAGAATCATAGGACACGACGCCTGCGGAGTCCGCGACGACACTGGCGAGCGAGTGGTTATGGTTCCAATAGTGAACTGTGGGCACTGCTACTTCTGCTTACGCGGTTACTCGACGTACTGCACCGCAGGCAAGTTTTACGGTTTAACTCGTGACGGCTTTTTTGCTGAGCGCAAAGCTATGCTGCCCCGCAGCCTAATTTCAGTGCCCTCAAACGTTAGCGATGAAGAGGGAGCTAATGTGGAGCCTGTGGCTTTGGCTTTGCGTGTATTGAATCATTTGCAGCCTAACTTGGGTGATTGGGTTACGGTGGTTGGGCAGGGTGCGATTGGTTTGTTGATGACTCAAATAGCGCGGCTGAAGGGTTGCCGTGTCATAGCTATTGATGTGGCGGATTATCGGCTGGAGCTCGCCCAAAAATACGGTGCAGAAGTAGCGATAAATGCCCAAAAGGAAGAGCCAATCAAGGCGGTGCGGAAGTTGACTAAGCTTGGTTCAGATTTTGTCATCGAAGCGGCAGGCACTAAAGAAACGGTGGAGCAGACGCCTTTTTTGGTTAGAAAAACGGGTAAAGTGGCGCTTATCGGTGAATCCAAAGGTTACCTTAACTTGGAAGATGCGGATGAGGCACAGTTTTTTACTATGTACATTTCGCCTCTGGAGTATCCCTCTGCAGTGGAGTTGATTTCTCGGCGACTGGTGGATGTTAAGGGGTTGGTTACGCATCGGTTTAGGTTTGAAGAGTTCGAAAAGGCAATCAAAACCTTCGCTGATCCTGCTGAGAAAGCTATCCGCGTAGTCGTTTCGGACAACTGA
- a CDS encoding HAD family phosphatase, producing the protein MCKPQTHLNLRELAALPIEAVIFDLDGTLAAFNLDYKALRGEVREYLIHVGVPASVLKPNESIFDMMQKTEIYFKNSSKNGEAFTAIRAQCLVIAEKYEMEAATTTTLLTGAVETLKELQKMKLKIGLCTTSSEKAVNYILNRFKIQEYFQVVVPRDKVKNVKPDPEQFMLALKTLGVRPNAAVIVGDSKVDMQSAKELKTIAVGLPAGVSTTEQLMESGAHYIITTLIDLPVLVKKLDKA; encoded by the coding sequence ATGTGTAAACCCCAAACCCACCTAAACCTTAGGGAGCTAGCAGCATTGCCTATTGAAGCAGTTATATTCGATTTAGACGGAACGTTAGCCGCCTTCAACTTGGATTACAAAGCCTTACGTGGAGAAGTCAGAGAATACCTCATACATGTTGGTGTTCCTGCATCAGTGCTGAAACCAAACGAAAGTATCTTTGATATGATGCAGAAAACTGAAATTTACTTTAAAAACAGCAGCAAAAACGGCGAAGCGTTCACCGCTATCCGCGCCCAGTGCTTAGTCATAGCTGAAAAGTACGAGATGGAAGCAGCCACCACCACGACGCTACTGACAGGCGCAGTTGAAACGCTAAAAGAACTCCAGAAGATGAAGCTAAAAATCGGTTTATGCACAACCAGCAGCGAAAAAGCAGTCAACTACATCCTAAACCGTTTCAAAATCCAAGAATATTTCCAAGTCGTTGTTCCCCGCGACAAAGTCAAGAATGTTAAACCTGACCCTGAACAGTTCATGTTGGCACTCAAAACTTTGGGAGTTCGCCCAAACGCGGCGGTGATTGTTGGTGACAGCAAAGTGGACATGCAGAGCGCCAAAGAACTCAAAACCATCGCAGTCGGGTTACCCGCAGGCGTCTCCACCACTGAACAGCTAATGGAAAGCGGAGCACACTACATAATTACTACGTTGATTGATTTGCCTGTTTTGGTAAAAAAGTTGGATAAGGCTTAG
- a CDS encoding chemotaxis protein CheD → MLYLGVSRNFSGACTPLPKRVGAYQQLEPQIVIDTNTNTHPRLEEVRVDMAGMKVDSRPVELLTNVGSCVGICLYDSAHKCGGLAHIMLPHSSLGPLEPLPSKYADTAIPALAAGIRGMTGVEAKLSAKIAGGANMFANTTANGLDIGQKNIKAVRETLALHKIKLVAEDVGGSHGRRISFNLTSGVITIRLHNGETRIL, encoded by the coding sequence GTGCTCTATCTCGGTGTAAGCAGAAATTTCAGTGGAGCATGCACCCCCCTGCCGAAACGTGTAGGTGCTTACCAACAGTTAGAGCCTCAAATCGTCATAGATACTAACACAAACACACATCCGCGTTTGGAAGAGGTTCGAGTGGACATGGCTGGAATGAAAGTAGACAGCAGACCAGTTGAGCTATTAACAAACGTTGGGTCATGTGTCGGCATCTGCCTGTATGACTCAGCGCATAAATGTGGGGGGTTAGCTCACATCATGCTGCCGCACTCCAGTCTAGGTCCACTTGAGCCTCTTCCATCAAAATACGCTGACACCGCTATCCCCGCGTTGGCTGCTGGTATCAGGGGGATGACTGGGGTTGAGGCAAAGTTGTCGGCGAAAATTGCTGGAGGCGCTAACATGTTTGCCAACACCACGGCCAATGGACTTGACATTGGACAGAAAAACATTAAGGCCGTCCGTGAAACCCTTGCCTTACATAAAATAAAGTTGGTTGCAGAGGATGTAGGGGGTTCTCATGGCAGGCGAATCAGTTTCAACTTAACCTCTGGCGTAATAACTATACGATTACATAATGGAGAGACAAGAATACTATGA
- a CDS encoding DUF3320 domain-containing protein: MAESVEFVPQSTPMKRVEDWKSRLIDLSKKNNLLYFRKAKRGNLTITQPEAQKIFDQLVVKKVRIEFYTPPDAAAPAKAEAEKPKKGRGKKTKETPAATTAKAPVKAATTEEPKRPTGTQLVCGDLSGQELDSALKALERRSLLDYRERGVRILYAAFGLLNWVDAETKEKVQSPLILVPLELGKETIRAPYSIGVPPVEDEAVLNPALQAKLKNDYRLDLPLLPEEWEGTSLADFYAQVEQAVSEMGWKTENAVHLGLFSFQKLVIYKDLESNAAIVTQHPIIRAIAGIKEDNLILTGLPDEKDVDKIELPAKTYQVLDADSSQRLSIEYALRGQSFVMKGPPGTGKSQTIANMIAECIANGKSVLFVSDKMAALEVVYKRLSEVGLAHFCLELHSSKANKQQVVAELKRSLDENLVPRKLPSQHEFDRLTEYRDALNGYVVALHDKRPYMQRSVYEVLSIISSLERVPFVPVGLTELSTLTPQKMRELEDLVSQLSKVWQVVEEPDFPWVGYRADKYNLEIRSELLTTLEAINETFRELELEAEAFSAKLGVFPPETFQRIQWLLDVSNFLFDSPKPEQAWMTNTALDKLLAEAKAYLETANWIKFTRENLQERYTPALYDLPLTRSVELKQAVTDAAKAVGTSILEGEFLAKRERLLSFIRGTQAAAQKWRETAKALAQALGLDNGDFTITQLKQLSRMALLCFAEDKPEAQWFDAKYLEQVQETVNKAKDLYQEHNLLKSRLEETYSDGFFELDLDTLIANYSGPYQSGMKFFNSGYRSDQKRIAKLAHDGKVPKTILQDLIDARKVNKLAKKIEDSAETVRTLLGHYYHKSRTDFNGAEKAIALAQEVKAFGWATQIPETLLKLLTNPATPSPMIKNLGQELKFSVEKWETQAKDVELLLPQKLAKSDAAITQTPLPALEEWASEADRQLTKLNTLTNNTLTVAKTEPQTYQQLIADLKNAEEIRKKEAQIAGEKAQLKEKFGARFQELETDWQDIVSVLEWVQKVQAAFGDLPVPELYAEIASKGPSAAVSNTDLICKRDAALKVLAAFEKRFETELRYQDQKLVDLDIKVIIERIQALRERVDDLQVWIDFKDTKNRFTLLGLDGFFNRLVEAKLPAADLVPLFRKSAYQEWINNLYNEDPTLGRFRRENHEQLIADFRKLDQDLIRLTSAMVIDAANSRKPQDILIQAADTEAAILSKEAAKKRRLMPIRTLFQKIPNLLVKLKPCLLMSPISVSQFLPPEAKFDLVLFDEASQLVPEDAIGAIYRGKTIVVAGDNKQLPPTSFFQKNLLDDKDWDELTDEDVEVFDSILDECLGIGLPVKTLKWHYRSKHEGLIAFSNMQFYDGAMITFPAAKAETDSLGVKLIYVPDGIYDRGGKRDNPIEAEKVADLVFEHFKTYPQKTLGVVTFSIAQMETVQEAIARRLLEHPEFEQFFKEDRLGGFFVKNLENVQGDERDVIFFSVGYGYDQNRQITMNFGPLNKPGGERRLNVAVTRAREKVVLISSIKASDIDADTQALGVQTLRSYLDYAEHGTDSVKDGRCQQGVFESPLDEDVANEIKKLGYEVIPEVGCSVYKIDIGVVDPVNKGCFLLGVECDGATYKSSSSARDRDRLREQVLRQLGWRIHRIWAPAWVARRDSEIRRLKEALEQAHKQQIEQDSHTPITAPATDVQKNHFSGIEKLAVPYKIYPLKATYNPYIKVPNGRTTVDSKTKNEFHFPENRENQTKLLGELVANEGPIHFDYAAERLAATWNIKTVTPKISHAVKEALNNLIREQKVAIKGSFIWPAGLKETPIRIPVKGIPESKRKPKYIAPEEVEAAMKLVAQYALGISGESLIAETAKIFGVNHAGEGSKEAFSEVLKRLIRERKLIQKDDGTIVVA; the protein is encoded by the coding sequence ATGGCTGAATCAGTTGAATTTGTTCCGCAGTCGACTCCCATGAAAAGGGTCGAAGATTGGAAATCCAGATTAATCGATTTGTCAAAAAAGAATAACTTGCTATACTTCCGCAAAGCTAAACGCGGAAACCTCACCATCACGCAGCCTGAGGCACAGAAAATTTTTGACCAGTTGGTGGTTAAGAAGGTACGCATAGAATTCTACACGCCACCCGATGCCGCTGCGCCTGCGAAGGCAGAGGCTGAAAAGCCAAAAAAAGGCAGAGGAAAAAAAACTAAAGAAACCCCCGCGGCAACCACTGCAAAAGCCCCAGTAAAAGCCGCCACCACAGAAGAACCCAAACGCCCAACAGGCACTCAACTCGTCTGTGGTGATCTTTCGGGTCAAGAATTGGATAGCGCTCTCAAAGCCCTTGAGCGTCGCTCACTTTTGGATTATCGTGAACGCGGTGTCCGCATCCTCTACGCTGCGTTTGGGTTGCTGAATTGGGTGGATGCTGAGACCAAGGAGAAGGTTCAGTCTCCGCTGATTTTAGTGCCTTTGGAGTTGGGCAAAGAAACTATCCGCGCCCCCTACAGCATCGGGGTGCCGCCTGTTGAGGATGAAGCGGTTTTGAATCCCGCGTTGCAGGCTAAACTAAAAAACGATTATCGCCTTGATTTGCCCTTGTTGCCTGAGGAGTGGGAAGGCACCAGCCTCGCCGACTTCTATGCCCAAGTTGAGCAGGCAGTCTCCGAGATGGGCTGGAAAACCGAAAATGCAGTACATTTGGGGTTGTTTTCGTTCCAGAAACTCGTCATATACAAAGACCTTGAATCCAACGCTGCCATAGTAACCCAGCACCCCATCATCCGCGCCATTGCAGGCATAAAAGAAGACAACCTCATCCTAACTGGTTTGCCAGATGAGAAGGACGTGGACAAAATTGAGTTGCCTGCCAAAACCTACCAAGTCCTCGACGCCGACAGCAGCCAACGCCTAAGCATCGAATACGCCCTGCGCGGTCAGAGTTTTGTTATGAAGGGGCCGCCTGGCACGGGCAAGAGCCAAACCATCGCGAACATGATTGCGGAGTGCATCGCCAACGGCAAAAGCGTACTCTTCGTCAGTGACAAGATGGCAGCGCTCGAAGTCGTCTACAAGCGACTTAGTGAGGTGGGGTTGGCGCATTTCTGCCTTGAACTGCATAGCAGCAAAGCCAATAAGCAGCAGGTTGTGGCGGAACTCAAGCGCAGTCTCGACGAAAACCTCGTCCCCCGCAAACTACCCTCCCAGCATGAATTTGACCGATTAACCGAGTACCGTGACGCCCTCAATGGTTACGTTGTGGCGTTGCATGATAAACGGCCTTACATGCAGAGAAGCGTCTACGAAGTTCTCAGCATAATATCCAGCTTGGAGCGGGTGCCCTTTGTCCCTGTCGGTTTAACCGAACTTTCCACGCTTACCCCACAAAAGATGCGTGAACTAGAAGATTTAGTGAGTCAGCTTAGCAAGGTTTGGCAGGTTGTAGAGGAACCTGATTTTCCATGGGTGGGTTACCGCGCAGACAAGTACAACCTTGAAATCCGAAGCGAACTCCTCACCACCTTGGAAGCGATTAATGAAACCTTCCGTGAGTTGGAGTTGGAAGCTGAGGCTTTCTCGGCTAAACTCGGCGTTTTCCCGCCAGAAACCTTCCAGCGTATTCAGTGGCTGCTGGATGTGAGCAACTTTTTGTTTGACAGCCCCAAACCCGAACAGGCTTGGATGACCAACACCGCCTTAGATAAGCTGTTGGCGGAGGCGAAGGCTTACCTTGAAACCGCTAACTGGATAAAATTCACCCGCGAAAACCTCCAAGAACGCTACACTCCCGCGCTCTATGATTTGCCTTTGACGCGGTCGGTGGAGTTGAAGCAAGCCGTAACTGACGCAGCCAAAGCAGTAGGAACATCAATCTTGGAGGGCGAATTTCTTGCTAAGCGGGAAAGGTTACTCTCATTCATCAGAGGCACACAGGCGGCGGCTCAGAAGTGGCGTGAAACCGCAAAAGCTCTGGCTCAGGCGCTGGGGCTGGACAACGGCGACTTCACCATCACCCAGCTAAAGCAGCTCTCTCGCATGGCGCTTTTGTGTTTCGCGGAGGATAAGCCTGAGGCACAGTGGTTTGACGCTAAATACCTTGAGCAAGTGCAGGAAACAGTGAATAAAGCCAAAGACCTCTACCAAGAACACAACCTGCTCAAGAGCCGCTTAGAAGAAACCTACAGCGACGGCTTCTTCGAACTTGACCTCGATACACTCATCGCCAACTACAGTGGTCCCTACCAAAGCGGCATGAAATTTTTCAACAGCGGCTACCGTAGCGACCAGAAACGCATCGCTAAACTAGCTCACGACGGCAAAGTCCCCAAAACCATACTGCAAGACTTAATCGATGCCCGCAAGGTCAACAAACTGGCCAAAAAAATCGAGGACTCAGCTGAAACCGTCCGCACCCTGCTTGGGCATTACTATCACAAGAGCAGAACGGACTTCAACGGCGCAGAAAAAGCCATAGCTCTTGCTCAGGAAGTTAAAGCGTTCGGTTGGGCAACCCAAATTCCTGAAACCCTCCTTAAACTGCTCACGAATCCTGCTACGCCTTCGCCGATGATTAAGAACTTGGGTCAGGAACTCAAGTTTTCAGTGGAAAAGTGGGAAACCCAAGCCAAAGATGTCGAGTTGCTGCTGCCGCAGAAACTAGCGAAATCTGACGCAGCAATCACCCAAACCCCCCTGCCCGCATTGGAGGAATGGGCATCAGAAGCCGACAGACAACTCACCAAACTAAACACCTTAACCAATAACACTCTTACCGTAGCTAAAACCGAACCCCAAACCTACCAGCAACTCATAGCGGACCTCAAAAACGCTGAGGAAATCCGCAAAAAAGAAGCCCAAATCGCAGGCGAAAAAGCTCAACTTAAAGAAAAATTTGGCGCCCGCTTCCAAGAATTAGAGACCGACTGGCAAGACATAGTCTCAGTGCTTGAATGGGTGCAGAAGGTGCAAGCGGCATTCGGCGACTTACCCGTTCCAGAACTGTACGCCGAAATCGCCTCCAAAGGCCCATCCGCCGCAGTATCTAACACAGATTTAATCTGTAAGCGCGACGCTGCCCTGAAGGTTTTGGCGGCTTTTGAGAAGCGTTTTGAAACTGAATTGCGATACCAAGACCAGAAACTGGTTGATTTAGACATCAAAGTCATCATAGAACGCATTCAGGCGTTGCGTGAAAGGGTGGACGACTTGCAAGTCTGGATTGACTTCAAGGACACAAAGAACCGTTTCACTCTGCTCGGCTTAGACGGCTTCTTCAACCGCCTAGTGGAGGCGAAGTTGCCTGCCGCGGACTTGGTGCCGCTGTTCCGCAAAAGCGCCTACCAAGAGTGGATAAACAACCTCTACAACGAAGACCCCACGCTGGGTCGCTTCCGCCGAGAAAACCACGAGCAACTAATCGCAGATTTCCGCAAACTTGACCAAGACCTCATCCGCTTAACCTCCGCCATGGTCATCGACGCCGCCAACAGCCGAAAACCCCAAGACATACTCATCCAAGCAGCCGACACCGAAGCCGCCATCCTCTCCAAAGAAGCCGCCAAAAAACGACGCCTCATGCCCATCCGCACCCTCTTCCAAAAAATCCCCAACCTACTCGTCAAACTCAAACCCTGCCTGCTCATGAGTCCCATCTCAGTAAGCCAATTCCTGCCGCCTGAAGCCAAATTCGACTTGGTTCTCTTCGACGAGGCATCTCAGTTGGTGCCTGAAGACGCAATTGGAGCAATTTACCGCGGCAAGACCATTGTGGTTGCAGGTGACAATAAGCAGTTGCCGCCGACTTCGTTTTTCCAGAAGAACCTGCTTGACGACAAAGACTGGGATGAATTAACCGACGAAGACGTAGAAGTCTTCGACAGCATCCTTGACGAGTGTTTAGGCATCGGGTTACCAGTGAAGACGCTAAAGTGGCACTATCGAAGCAAGCATGAGGGCTTAATCGCTTTCTCCAACATGCAATTCTACGACGGCGCAATGATTACTTTCCCCGCAGCCAAAGCCGAAACCGACAGCTTAGGCGTCAAACTCATCTACGTCCCAGACGGAATCTACGACCGCGGAGGCAAACGCGACAACCCCATCGAAGCCGAAAAAGTCGCCGACCTAGTCTTTGAACACTTCAAAACCTACCCCCAAAAAACCCTTGGCGTCGTTACCTTCAGCATCGCGCAGATGGAAACCGTGCAAGAAGCCATCGCACGTCGCCTCTTGGAGCACCCAGAGTTTGAGCAGTTCTTCAAAGAAGACCGTTTGGGCGGCTTTTTCGTGAAGAACCTTGAAAACGTACAGGGAGACGAACGTGACGTCATATTCTTCAGTGTCGGCTACGGTTACGACCAAAACCGTCAGATCACCATGAACTTTGGGCCCCTCAACAAACCTGGAGGAGAACGCCGACTCAACGTAGCAGTTACCCGTGCTCGAGAAAAAGTCGTTTTAATCTCCTCGATAAAAGCCTCCGACATCGACGCTGACACCCAAGCACTCGGCGTACAAACCCTACGAAGCTACCTTGACTACGCCGAACACGGTACTGACTCTGTTAAAGACGGCAGATGCCAACAAGGCGTATTCGAGTCGCCGCTTGATGAAGATGTAGCTAATGAAATCAAGAAACTCGGCTACGAAGTAATCCCTGAAGTAGGCTGCAGCGTCTACAAAATCGACATAGGCGTCGTAGACCCCGTTAACAAAGGCTGTTTCCTGCTCGGTGTGGAATGTGACGGCGCAACCTACAAGTCCAGCAGCAGCGCACGTGACCGCGACCGCCTCCGAGAACAGGTTCTGCGGCAACTGGGCTGGCGTATCCACCGCATCTGGGCTCCCGCTTGGGTGGCGAGGCGGGACAGCGAAATTCGCCGCCTAAAAGAAGCCCTCGAACAAGCCCACAAGCAGCAAATCGAGCAAGACAGCCACACACCTATCACCGCGCCAGCTACTGATGTACAAAAGAACCATTTCAGCGGTATAGAAAAACTCGCCGTGCCCTACAAGATCTACCCGCTCAAAGCCACATACAACCCCTACATCAAAGTCCCCAACGGCCGAACAACCGTAGACTCTAAGACCAAAAACGAGTTCCACTTCCCAGAAAACCGAGAAAACCAAACCAAACTTCTCGGCGAACTCGTGGCAAACGAAGGCCCCATCCACTTTGACTACGCCGCTGAACGCTTAGCTGCCACATGGAACATCAAAACAGTTACCCCAAAAATTAGCCACGCCGTCAAAGAAGCCCTAAACAACCTCATCCGCGAACAAAAAGTCGCCATCAAAGGCAGCTTCATCTGGCCCGCTGGACTCAAAGAAACCCCCATCCGCATCCCAGTGAAGGGCATCCCCGAATCCAAACGCAAACCCAAATACATCGCCCCAGAAGAAGTTGAAGCCGCGATGAAACTCGTCGCTCAATACGCGTTGGGCATAAGTGGCGAATCTTTGATTGCGGAAACAGCCAAAATATTCGGCGTAAACCACGCGGGTGAAGGCTCAAAAGAAGCCTTCAGTGAAGTCCTAAAAAGGCTAATCAGGGAAAGAAAACTGATTCAAAAAGACGACGGCACAATAGTCGTCGCCTAA
- a CDS encoding response regulator translates to MGTIMIVDDASFMRAVLKKIVLSAGHEVVAEAGNGDEAISQFQAVHPDLVLMDIIMPPGPKAKDGIEALRQIVACDPSAKVVMCSSMGQQALIAEAIKSGAKDFVIKPFQPQKVLEVLSKYA, encoded by the coding sequence ATGGGAACAATAATGATAGTTGACGACGCTTCGTTTATGCGAGCGGTACTTAAGAAGATTGTGCTATCAGCAGGTCACGAGGTAGTCGCCGAAGCCGGAAATGGCGATGAGGCAATTTCGCAGTTTCAGGCAGTGCATCCTGATCTGGTTTTAATGGACATTATTATGCCTCCTGGCCCGAAAGCTAAGGACGGCATTGAGGCCTTGAGGCAGATCGTCGCTTGTGATCCCTCGGCTAAGGTTGTCATGTGTAGCTCTATGGGTCAGCAGGCGTTGATTGCTGAGGCTATAAAGTCCGGCGCTAAGGATTTCGTGATTAAACCTTTCCAGCCCCAGAAGGTCTTGGAAGTTCTATCAAAGTACGCTTGA
- a CDS encoding chemotaxis protein CheC yields the protein MSSQTDLKATTTTGQITENDDINLGILLELGSIGAGHAATSLSDVLQEPISIEVPKIHNVKPYLIPQFYNLHDVKTTAILLQLNDKYGCDILLTFEYTEARKIAAMMNMVSSVDELDQTMETSALQELANILIGSFLTSISDFAGVGLMPTTPQTVTDTFDAIIDNFLIKQSMVSDNALIFETRFKRNGEDAKSILMLFPTQELKDLLVEKSKAMAQV from the coding sequence ATGAGTTCACAAACAGACTTAAAAGCAACAACTACAACAGGGCAGATTACTGAGAATGACGACATCAATCTAGGTATTCTGCTTGAATTAGGAAGTATAGGTGCAGGTCATGCAGCAACATCGTTATCTGATGTTTTGCAAGAGCCGATATCGATTGAGGTACCCAAAATCCACAACGTAAAGCCCTACCTGATTCCACAATTCTACAACCTGCATGATGTCAAAACCACTGCCATACTCTTACAGTTGAACGACAAATACGGTTGCGACATACTGCTCACATTCGAATACACTGAGGCAAGAAAAATCGCGGCCATGATGAACATGGTTTCATCAGTAGATGAATTAGATCAAACCATGGAAACTTCGGCATTGCAAGAACTGGCAAACATACTAATCGGTTCATTCTTAACTTCGATTTCTGACTTTGCAGGCGTTGGATTGATGCCCACAACCCCCCAGACCGTCACAGACACTTTCGATGCAATAATCGACAACTTCCTCATAAAACAATCAATGGTAAGCGACAATGCCCTCATCTTTGAAACCCGCTTCAAACGAAACGGCGAAGACGCAAAGTCAATACTGATGCTCTTTCCAACACAGGAACTCAAAGACCTCCTTGTAGAGAAATCTAAAGCGATGGCGCAGGTCTAA